A single region of the Sphingobium sp. TKS genome encodes:
- the ndk gene encoding nucleoside-diphosphate kinase — protein MAVTRTFSIIKPDATRRNLTGAVTKKLEEAGLRVVASKRIRMSREQAEGFYAVHKERPFFADLVAFMISGPVVVQVLEGEDAVKRNRDIMGATNPANADEGTIRKDYAESIEANSVHGSDSEENAAIEIAYFFKTDEIVG, from the coding sequence ATGGCCGTTACCCGCACCTTTTCGATCATCAAGCCCGACGCGACCCGTCGCAACCTGACGGGCGCCGTGACAAAGAAGCTGGAAGAAGCGGGCCTGCGGGTCGTCGCTTCGAAGCGCATCCGCATGAGCCGCGAGCAGGCCGAAGGCTTTTACGCCGTGCACAAGGAACGCCCTTTCTTTGCCGATCTGGTCGCGTTCATGATCTCCGGCCCGGTGGTCGTGCAGGTTCTGGAAGGCGAAGACGCCGTGAAGCGCAACCGCGACATCATGGGCGCCACCAACCCGGCCAATGCCGATGAAGGCACGATCCGCAAGGATTATGCCGAATCGATCGAAGCCAATTCGGTCCATGGTTCGGACAGCGAGGAAAATGCCGCGATCGAGATCGCCTATTTCTTCAAGACGGACGAAATCGTCGGCTGA
- a CDS encoding DNA polymerase III subunit chi, with amino-acid sequence MQVDFYQLSRDPVEQVLPAIAGRILGLGERLLVVAQESDRLDRISAGLWAGPPESFLAHGKVGEGAESMQPVLLATDCVAANGARHVALADGLWREEALEFERAFYFFDAETIEAARASWRDLAKREGVTPRFWRQEGRKWVQGP; translated from the coding sequence ATACAGGTCGACTTCTACCAGCTCAGCCGCGATCCGGTGGAACAGGTGCTGCCCGCCATTGCGGGCCGCATTCTGGGACTGGGCGAGCGGTTGCTGGTGGTGGCGCAGGAATCCGATCGGCTGGATCGGATTTCCGCAGGCCTGTGGGCCGGACCGCCAGAGAGCTTCCTGGCGCACGGGAAGGTGGGCGAGGGAGCCGAGTCGATGCAGCCGGTTTTGCTGGCGACGGATTGCGTCGCCGCCAATGGGGCACGGCATGTCGCATTGGCGGACGGCCTATGGCGCGAGGAAGCGCTGGAATTCGAGCGCGCCTTCTATTTCTTCGACGCGGAAACCATTGAAGCCGCTCGGGCAAGCTGGCGCGATCTTGCCAAGCGCGAAGGCGTGACTCCCCGCTTCTGGCGGCAGGAAGGCCGCAAATGGGTCCAGGGGCCGTAA
- a CDS encoding leucyl aminopeptidase has protein sequence MEIAFSPIRPEADTLVFAVPKGGFDALPLGAAPVLAAGAAAARFAGEAGSSFESFVEEGGKVLRVVLVGTGVGSDADYERAGGALTARLATSGAAHAAVEFFGGASGEKAAQLAFGALLRGWRIETYRTRQPEKSKPTLQKITLVSADAGAAWEKRAAVASGVAFTRELVSEPANILYPESFVERCKPLEELGVKITVLDKAAMADLGMGALLGVAQGSVREPRLLAMEWDGTPSAGAGGATEKPLVFVGKGVTFDTGGISLKPGAGMEDMKWDMGGAGAVAGAIKALAGRKAKVRVVGICGLVENMPDGNAQRPGDIVTSMSGQTIEVLNTDAEGRLVLCDVITWAQKTYAPEVIIDLATLTGAMIISLGNEYAGIFSNDDGLADDLIAAGKAAGDQLWRFPLGDAYNKLIDSPIADMKNIGPRYGGSITAAQFIKRFVDEGVKWAHLDIAGMVWADKPGATWDKGATGYGVRLLDRYVADKFEG, from the coding sequence ATGGAAATCGCGTTCAGCCCGATCCGTCCCGAAGCCGATACATTGGTCTTCGCCGTGCCGAAGGGCGGCTTCGATGCGCTGCCGCTCGGCGCGGCGCCGGTGTTGGCGGCTGGCGCTGCCGCGGCGCGCTTCGCCGGGGAAGCGGGGTCGAGCTTCGAGAGCTTCGTGGAGGAAGGCGGCAAGGTGCTGCGTGTGGTGCTGGTCGGCACCGGGGTGGGCAGCGACGCGGATTATGAGCGCGCGGGCGGCGCGCTGACGGCGCGGCTGGCGACCAGCGGCGCGGCCCATGCGGCGGTCGAATTTTTCGGCGGCGCGAGCGGGGAGAAGGCGGCGCAACTGGCTTTCGGGGCGCTGTTGCGCGGCTGGCGAATCGAAACATATCGCACGCGGCAGCCGGAAAAGTCCAAGCCGACGTTGCAGAAGATCACGCTGGTCTCGGCCGATGCCGGGGCGGCATGGGAGAAGCGGGCGGCGGTCGCGTCGGGCGTGGCCTTCACCCGCGAGCTGGTGTCGGAACCGGCGAACATCCTCTATCCCGAAAGCTTCGTCGAACGCTGCAAGCCTCTGGAAGAGCTGGGCGTCAAGATCACCGTGCTGGACAAGGCGGCGATGGCGGACCTTGGCATGGGCGCGCTGCTGGGCGTGGCGCAGGGTTCCGTGCGCGAGCCGCGCCTGCTGGCGATGGAGTGGGACGGCACGCCATCTGCGGGTGCTGGTGGCGCGACCGAAAAGCCGCTGGTCTTCGTCGGCAAGGGCGTGACCTTCGATACGGGCGGCATTTCCTTAAAGCCCGGCGCGGGCATGGAAGACATGAAATGGGACATGGGTGGCGCCGGGGCCGTGGCGGGCGCGATCAAGGCGCTGGCCGGGCGCAAGGCGAAGGTCCGCGTCGTCGGCATTTGCGGCCTGGTCGAAAATATGCCCGACGGCAATGCGCAGCGGCCGGGCGACATCGTCACCTCCATGTCCGGGCAGACGATCGAGGTGCTGAACACCGATGCCGAGGGGCGTCTGGTGCTGTGCGACGTCATTACCTGGGCGCAGAAGACCTATGCGCCGGAGGTTATCATCGATCTCGCCACGCTGACCGGGGCGATGATCATTTCGCTTGGCAATGAATATGCGGGCATCTTCTCTAATGATGACGGCCTGGCCGACGATCTGATCGCGGCGGGCAAGGCGGCGGGTGACCAATTGTGGCGTTTCCCGCTGGGCGACGCCTATAACAAGCTGATCGACAGCCCGATTGCCGACATGAAGAATATCGGTCCGCGCTATGGCGGTTCGATCACCGCGGCGCAGTTCATCAAGCGCTTCGTCGACGAAGGCGTCAAATGGGCGCATCTCGACATTGCCGGCATGGTCTGGGCCGACAAGCCCGGCGCGACCTGGGACAAGGGCGCGACCGGCTATGGCGTGCGGCTGCTCGACCGCTATGTCGCGGACAAGTTTGAAGGTTGA
- a CDS encoding LPS-assembly protein LptD, translating to MNFKQVLAVGAALPCLALAPHATAQQLQEPQTTISTPDAPVPENDDQIGFAADALEYDSNSEVVTASGNVQLLREGNRLRADKVIWNRNTGKVEATGNVSVTDPEGNIAYGDRFDVTDSLQDGMVQNMLLVLQSGGRLAAANGQRVNGVYTLRKAAYTGCVVEDHEGCPKEPTWQIKAVKVVYDPVKARVKYTNASIELFGLPLIPMPGFSHPVGDNGGSGLLVPNLRYDRTNGFEVALPYYLKLAPNRDLTITPHVYTDTLPMLETNYRHLWDRGAYQITGYATYGSRVATSGASSTTPAGSEKDFRGYMDASGALQLTPEWSIGGSIRTATDRTFLRRYDISRDDRLRSTLNAQRIGENSYFSIAGWAVQTLRTGDSQGQMPIALPVIDYRLRMKDPLLGGVVQLQANSLAITRTHGQDTQRAFAAFEWNLRKLTPMGQEVTFTTYLRGDVYHSSDNLLTSVVSYAGDPGWKARGIAAAAIDVRWPFMGEAFGGVQRIAPRVQMVAAPRIANLSVPNEDARAIDLEDSNLFALNRFSGYDRFEDSSRITYGLEYSLSLPNFSLESVVGQSYRLNSRESILPDGTGLSDRLSDIVGRTTVRYKDFISFTHRFRLDKDNLSVRRNEIDATIGSRKTYATVGYLRLNRDANLNLEDLQDREELRLGARVQFARFWSVFGSTVIDLTDAKEDPLSVADGYEPVRHRLGIAYEDDCLTLGLTWRRDYQVLGDARKGNSFQLRLAFRNIGI from the coding sequence TTGAATTTCAAACAGGTTCTGGCGGTAGGCGCGGCCCTTCCGTGCCTCGCGCTGGCGCCCCATGCCACCGCCCAACAGCTCCAGGAACCGCAGACCACGATCAGCACGCCCGACGCCCCAGTGCCGGAAAATGACGATCAGATCGGCTTTGCCGCCGACGCCCTGGAATATGACAGCAACAGCGAGGTCGTGACCGCCAGCGGCAATGTGCAATTGCTGCGCGAGGGCAACCGGCTGCGCGCGGACAAGGTCATCTGGAACCGCAATACGGGGAAGGTCGAAGCGACCGGCAATGTCTCCGTCACCGACCCTGAAGGCAATATCGCCTATGGCGACAGGTTCGACGTCACCGATTCCCTCCAGGACGGCATGGTCCAGAACATGCTGCTGGTGCTGCAATCGGGCGGACGCCTGGCCGCCGCCAACGGCCAGCGGGTGAACGGCGTCTACACGCTGCGCAAGGCCGCCTATACCGGCTGCGTGGTCGAGGATCATGAAGGCTGCCCCAAGGAGCCGACCTGGCAGATCAAGGCGGTCAAGGTCGTCTATGATCCGGTGAAGGCCCGGGTCAAATATACCAACGCCAGCATCGAGCTGTTCGGCCTGCCGCTGATCCCGATGCCCGGCTTTTCCCATCCGGTGGGCGACAATGGCGGCAGCGGCCTGCTGGTGCCAAACCTGCGCTACGACCGCACCAACGGGTTCGAGGTCGCGCTGCCTTATTATCTGAAGCTCGCGCCCAATCGCGACCTCACCATCACGCCGCATGTCTATACCGACACGCTGCCGATGCTGGAGACCAATTACCGCCATCTGTGGGACCGGGGCGCCTATCAGATCACCGGCTATGCCACCTATGGCAGCCGCGTCGCCACCAGCGGCGCCTCCTCCACGACCCCGGCGGGATCGGAAAAGGATTTCCGCGGCTATATGGACGCCAGCGGCGCGCTACAACTGACGCCGGAATGGAGCATCGGCGGATCGATTCGGACCGCGACGGACCGTACCTTCCTGCGCCGTTACGACATCAGCCGCGACGACCGGCTGCGTTCGACCCTCAATGCGCAGCGGATCGGGGAGAACAGCTATTTCTCGATCGCCGGCTGGGCTGTGCAGACGCTGCGCACCGGCGATTCGCAGGGGCAGATGCCGATCGCGCTGCCTGTCATCGACTATCGCCTGCGGATGAAGGATCCGCTGCTGGGCGGCGTGGTGCAGTTGCAGGCGAACAGCCTGGCCATCACCCGCACCCATGGCCAGGATACGCAGCGCGCCTTCGCCGCCTTCGAATGGAATCTGCGCAAGCTGACCCCGATGGGCCAGGAAGTGACCTTCACCACCTATTTGCGCGGCGACGTCTATCACAGCAGCGACAATCTGCTGACCAGCGTGGTGAGCTATGCCGGCGATCCGGGCTGGAAGGCGCGCGGCATCGCGGCGGCGGCGATCGACGTGCGTTGGCCCTTCATGGGCGAGGCTTTCGGCGGCGTCCAGCGCATCGCCCCACGCGTGCAGATGGTCGCCGCGCCCAGGATCGCCAATCTCTCCGTCCCCAATGAAGACGCCCGCGCCATCGACCTGGAGGACAGCAACCTCTTCGCGCTCAACCGCTTTTCCGGCTACGACCGGTTCGAGGATTCGAGCCGCATCACCTATGGCCTCGAATATAGCCTGTCGCTCCCGAACTTCTCGCTGGAGAGCGTGGTGGGGCAGAGCTATCGCCTCAACAGCCGGGAAAGCATCCTGCCCGATGGCACCGGCCTGTCGGATCGCCTGTCCGACATCGTCGGCCGCACCACCGTCCGCTACAAGGATTTCATTAGCTTCACCCACCGATTCCGGCTGGACAAGGACAACCTCTCCGTCCGCCGCAATGAGATCGACGCCACCATCGGCAGCCGCAAGACCTATGCGACGGTCGGCTATTTGCGGCTCAACCGCGATGCCAATCTCAATCTGGAGGATTTGCAGGACCGCGAGGAACTGCGTCTGGGCGCCCGCGTCCAGTTCGCGCGCTTCTGGTCGGTCTTCGGCTCGACCGTCATCGACCTCACCGATGCGAAGGAAGATCCGCTGTCTGTCGCGGACGGTTATGAACCCGTCCGCCACCGCCTCGGCATCGCCTATGAGGATGATTGCCTGACGCTCGGCCTTACCTGGCGGCGCGACTATCAGGTGTTGGGCGATGCACGAAAGGGCAATAGCTTCCAGCTTCGGCTGGCTTTTCGGAATATTGGCATATAA